Below is a window of Chitinophaga flava DNA.
TTACGAATTGATCACCATTCGTAATTCATCATTCGTAAGGATCATAAAATCTCCCTTTATGCAAAAAATACTGGTGGTGGAAGATGAAGTCAAAGTAGCCAACGCCGTTAAAAAGGGGCTGGAAGAAAATGGTTTTGATGTGGAAGTAGCATACGACGGGCGGATGGGGAAAAGCCTTGCTGCCAGTAATCACTACGACCTCGTCATTCTGGACCTCAACCTGCCCCATAACAACGGATACGAACTCTGCGAAGTCATCCGCCGTAAAAACAACCGTGTACCGGTGATCATGCTCACCGCACTGGGAGGTGTGGAAGATAAAATGCAGGCATTTGAACTGGGAGCCGACGACTATCTGGTAAAACCCTTTGATTTCCGGGAACTGCTGGCACGTATCCGTGTATTCCTGAAACGCGCCGGATCTGAAGCCCCACACAGTACACAGTACAAGATCACCATTGCCGACCTGGAAATAGACCGTGAGAAAAAAGAAGTAACCCGTGGCGGCAAAAAAATTGCCCTCACCGCCAAAGAATACCAGCTGCTGGACTTCCTCGCCTTGCATAAGGGTAAAGTCATTTCCAAGCTGACCATTGCCGAAAAGGTCTGGGACATTGATTTTGATACCGGTACCAACGTCATTGAAGTATACATGAATTTCCTCCGCAAGAAGATAGATAAAGACTTTGAACAGAAGTTACTACATACCAAAACCGGTATGGGATACTATCTTGCGGAAGAATAACCCTGCATGAAGATAAAGTATAAAATAGCACTGTATTATACACTATCAGCTTCCCTGATGCTGATCGCCTTTGCCGTGCTCGCTTATTATTTTTCTGCCAAATCCAGAAAAGCTGAATACCTCGAAAGACTCGAATACCGCGCCCGGTCTATCGCCAATGTAATTATTGAAGACGGCAACGTAAAGGTAGATCTGTTACGTAAGCTGGACCGTACCACTTTCCAGGACCTGTACAAGGAGACTATCCTCGTATACAATCCATCCTACGACCTGCTATACAGCAACCTGAAAGACACTACCATCCGTACTCACCGTAGTCTGCTGGATTATATCAAACAAAATAAACTATACAGCTACGATAAGGGCAACGGCGAAGTAGTAGGTGTGTACTACACTGAAGGCGACATGTCGGTGGTCGTGCTGGTATCTTCCTTTGATAAATACGGTTTCCAGAACCTGCAAAACCTTCGTCAGATACTACTGCTGGAACTGGTCACCGCTGTTCTCATCCTCGTGGGCGTGGGGTACTTCTTTGCCCGGAAAATGGTACAGCCCATCGACCGGCTGGTACAACAGGTAGACAGTATCAACGCCAATAATATGCAGGATGCCCAGGTGGCTGTTAAAGGAAAAGATGAAATTGCCACACTGGGCGCTAACTTCAACACCATGCTGCAACGTCTGAGCGACTCCTTTGACCTGCAGAAAAGTTTTGTCAGCAACGCCTCGCATGAACTGCGTACTCCCCTCGCCGCCATCATCAGCCAGTTGCAGGTAACCCTGTCGAAAGAACGAACCAAAGAAGAATACCAGTCGGTGCTCGCCTCTGTACTGGAAGATGCTGAAAACCTTTCAGACCTCTCCAACGGGCTGCTTCAGCTGGCACAGTCAGAGCTGAACCAGGAACAGTTTGTATTCGCCAGTGTGCGGATCGACGAACTGCTGATGGACATGGCTAATCTGATTCGTTTAAAACAGAAGGCCCACAACAAGGTGGATATTCAGTTTATCAAAGTACCGGAAAACGAACTGCTGGTGACCTGCTTTGGTAATGAAAGTCTGCTGAAAGTACTTTTCCTGAACCTTGTAGACAATGCCTGCAAGTTTTCTCCGGACAACAGTGCACATGTATGCATCGATTTCTTTACCCAGTACCTTACTGTACAAATCAAAAATCAGGGGCCGCTTATCACTGCCGATGAGATCAACAAAATCTTCGAACCATTTTACCGTGGCGAAAATGCGCACCAGACGCGCGGTCATGGCCTGGGACTTTCTATCTGTAAGAAGATCGTTCAGATACATAATGGCCATATCACGGTAACCTCCAATGAAGAAGGCAATACTTTCACGGTGATACTCCCGCATCTCTGATCTCATCTTATCTTAATGCTTTTTTAATATGATTTTAATACATCTTAAAGCCGTCTTTAATTTGGCTTGGGGAGCTTTGTACCATGAAAATTGGCATTATGCGAACCAAGACGGCACTGATTC
It encodes the following:
- a CDS encoding response regulator transcription factor, with protein sequence MQKILVVEDEVKVANAVKKGLEENGFDVEVAYDGRMGKSLAASNHYDLVILDLNLPHNNGYELCEVIRRKNNRVPVIMLTALGGVEDKMQAFELGADDYLVKPFDFRELLARIRVFLKRAGSEAPHSTQYKITIADLEIDREKKEVTRGGKKIALTAKEYQLLDFLALHKGKVISKLTIAEKVWDIDFDTGTNVIEVYMNFLRKKIDKDFEQKLLHTKTGMGYYLAEE
- a CDS encoding HAMP domain-containing sensor histidine kinase, whose protein sequence is MKIKYKIALYYTLSASLMLIAFAVLAYYFSAKSRKAEYLERLEYRARSIANVIIEDGNVKVDLLRKLDRTTFQDLYKETILVYNPSYDLLYSNLKDTTIRTHRSLLDYIKQNKLYSYDKGNGEVVGVYYTEGDMSVVVLVSSFDKYGFQNLQNLRQILLLELVTAVLILVGVGYFFARKMVQPIDRLVQQVDSINANNMQDAQVAVKGKDEIATLGANFNTMLQRLSDSFDLQKSFVSNASHELRTPLAAIISQLQVTLSKERTKEEYQSVLASVLEDAENLSDLSNGLLQLAQSELNQEQFVFASVRIDELLMDMANLIRLKQKAHNKVDIQFIKVPENELLVTCFGNESLLKVLFLNLVDNACKFSPDNSAHVCIDFFTQYLTVQIKNQGPLITADEINKIFEPFYRGENAHQTRGHGLGLSICKKIVQIHNGHITVTSNEEGNTFTVILPHL